A portion of the Sphingobacteriales bacterium genome contains these proteins:
- a CDS encoding hydrogenase iron-sulfur subunit encodes MSYKPKIVAFLCNWCSYTGADLAGTSRMKYAPNIRIIRVMCSGRVEPTFVLKSFREGADGVMILGCHPGDCHYHEGNYKCLRRYHLLKKFLLQMGLEDERLRLEWISASEGKQFAELVDEFTSQITALGPCKVKETVETIL; translated from the coding sequence ATGAGCTATAAACCAAAAATTGTTGCTTTTTTATGTAACTGGTGTTCCTATACAGGCGCTGATCTGGCGGGTACTTCCAGAATGAAATATGCTCCTAATATCCGCATTATCAGAGTGATGTGTTCAGGTAGGGTAGAACCCACCTTTGTACTGAAGTCGTTTCGTGAAGGAGCCGATGGTGTCATGATTCTCGGTTGCCATCCGGGCGATTGTCATTACCATGAAGGTAATTATAAATGCCTCAGAAGATACCATTTGCTTAAAAAATTTCTTCTTCAGATGGGTCTTGAGGATGAAAGATTACGGCTCGAGTGGATAAGTGCCAGTGAAGGAAAACAATTTGCCGAACTGGTAGATGAGTTTACATCTCAGATTACAGCTCTCGGCCCTTGTAAAGTAAAAGAA
- a CDS encoding CoB--CoM heterodisulfide reductase iron-sulfur subunit A family protein: MNDIRIGVYVCWCGTNIAKMVDVEKISEELATLPNVVIAKNYKYMCSDPGQDLIIQDIKEHKLNRVVVAACSPRIHELTFRKALEHAGLNPYMFEMANIREQVSWVHTDRTEATKKAKSLVAAAINRVNYHEALDKRKVEIDPSTLVIGGGISGMTAALELAGAGKDVFLIEKSKELGGYAARLDLTFPYFYSASQMIRPVINKVLHHEHIKVFTEAEIEEIFGYIGSYQAKIRQNGSSIELKFGNIIVATGLKPFNPSVINEYGYGRLPDVITSLEFEEMLKNGRILTKEGKIPGSVAIIHCVGSRNKNYHDYCSRTCCNTALKYANQIKSALPETHVYQLYADMRAFGKGCEELYAKTSRKNVIFMMFDQRGKLPEVRKAGENDGCNLLINFHELLSSSDVEVPVDLVVLMTAMEAHENARDIARAAGISMCGNEFYIEKHPKLDPVATTTDGVYIVGTCQSPKDIPDSVSQAKAAAARILATISKGEVEVEVTTAVVNEDICCGCQTCVKVCPYSAISYIEERNVSHVNEILCKGCGTCGSACPSGAIRCRHFTDRQILSQIEGLMEMILLEEEN; this comes from the coding sequence ATGAACGATATAAGAATAGGCGTATATGTCTGCTGGTGTGGAACCAACATCGCTAAAATGGTGGATGTTGAAAAAATTTCCGAAGAACTGGCAACCCTTCCCAATGTTGTGATTGCTAAAAACTACAAATACATGTGTTCCGATCCCGGACAGGATTTAATCATTCAGGATATAAAGGAGCATAAACTGAACAGGGTGGTGGTGGCTGCCTGTTCTCCCCGTATTCATGAACTTACGTTCAGAAAAGCGCTTGAACATGCCGGATTAAACCCATATATGTTTGAAATGGCCAACATCAGAGAACAGGTCTCATGGGTTCATACCGACCGGACGGAAGCTACTAAAAAAGCAAAATCTCTTGTTGCCGCTGCCATCAACAGGGTTAATTATCATGAAGCCCTTGACAAGCGCAAAGTCGAAATTGACCCCTCTACGCTTGTTATTGGAGGTGGAATTTCCGGAATGACTGCTGCACTCGAACTTGCCGGTGCCGGCAAAGATGTTTTTTTGATCGAAAAATCAAAGGAGCTTGGAGGTTATGCCGCCAGACTCGACCTGACATTTCCATATTTTTACAGTGCTTCTCAAATGATAAGGCCTGTTATCAATAAAGTGTTGCATCATGAACATATTAAAGTTTTCACTGAGGCTGAAATTGAAGAAATATTCGGGTATATCGGCAGCTATCAGGCTAAAATAAGGCAAAACGGCAGTAGCATCGAGCTGAAGTTTGGAAATATCATTGTTGCAACCGGCTTGAAACCCTTTAATCCCTCTGTAATAAATGAATATGGATATGGCAGACTACCGGATGTAATTACCTCCCTTGAATTTGAAGAAATGCTTAAAAATGGAAGGATTCTGACAAAAGAGGGAAAAATTCCCGGGAGTGTGGCCATCATACATTGTGTCGGAAGCAGAAATAAAAACTATCATGACTATTGTTCCCGAACCTGTTGCAATACAGCCCTCAAATATGCCAATCAGATCAAATCAGCTTTACCCGAAACCCATGTATATCAGCTTTATGCCGATATGCGTGCTTTTGGAAAAGGCTGTGAAGAGCTTTACGCAAAAACTTCACGTAAAAACGTCATTTTCATGATGTTCGACCAGAGGGGAAAACTGCCTGAAGTCAGAAAGGCTGGGGAAAATGATGGATGCAATCTCCTGATAAATTTTCATGAGCTTTTGTCATCTTCTGACGTGGAAGTGCCGGTTGATCTGGTAGTTTTGATGACTGCTATGGAAGCCCATGAAAATGCCAGAGATATTGCCCGTGCTGCCGGAATCAGCATGTGTGGCAATGAGTTTTACATTGAAAAACATCCGAAACTTGACCCGGTAGCCACAACTACGGATGGAGTTTATATTGTAGGCACCTGCCAGAGCCCGAAAGATATTCCCGATTCGGTTTCGCAGGCTAAAGCTGCTGCTGCCCGCATTTTAGCCACTATCAGTAAGGGAGAGGTCGAGGTGGAAGTAACAACGGCTGTGGTCAATGAAGATATTTGCTGTGGGTGTCAGACCTGTGTAAAAGTATGTCCTTATTCTGCCATCAGTTATATCGAAGAAAGAAATGTATCACATGTCAATGAAATACTTTGTAAGGGATGCGGAACATGCGGCTCTGCCTGTCCGAGTGGTGCTATCCGTTGCCGGCATTTTACCGACCGTCAGATTCTTTCTCAGATAGAAGGACTTATGGAAATGATTTTATTGGAAGAAGAAAATTAA